Below is a genomic region from Rhododendron vialii isolate Sample 1 chromosome 5a, ASM3025357v1.
tttgaattaaggAAATTTGAGTAAGCATCCCATTTATCCTAGTTTTGGTTGGTTCAAAGAGAGATTTGGGTCATTCTTCCAGCTTTACGTTTTCTAGCATTTGTGAGAAATGATCTATTTGTCTTATTAAGTTTGTGAGCCCACAATCCTATGGGGACTGCTGGTCTCTTTGATTGATGAAAAATGACAGAGAGAAGTTTTGAAGGGTGGTTTTATAGGTAATTATGCGTAATTGTTGAGAAATGGACCAAATCAAGAATGCAAATTGAAAAGACAGATTTTGCAATGGTTTTCCTCAGAATTTCTAGTTGTGTAACTGAATATATCAACTGCGTATAGCATGAAGAGGGAGGGTACAGATTACATCAGTTGTGTAAAGCATGGTATTTGTGTCTTGATTTATATAACCAATTATTGAACCCTGATATAGTCAGCGAAATGCAATCGAAAATCGAATCAAGCTTCCCAAACCCATCAGTAATAACCAAAACGTAGGAAATTTCAGAGGGACTTGATTATGTCAATCTGggtaacaaaaagaaaacttcTCTGTAACTATGAAGTAGTATGAATCCTAAGATACACATACTTTTTCTCATATAAAGTCCTTCACGCAGTACATGGTATGTATTTGCTTTTGTTCAGATTCTTGTTGGACCTTCTGATTGGGAAGACCACTCCCTGGGGAAGGAAGGAGCAGAGAGATACAGGGTTCACAACCTCCCTAATTGTTCTTCATGTTCAGGGCTTTATGAGCTCGGCATAGCTGTACCACACTCCAGCTCAAGCCGTGAGACTAGCAAGCTTGACCCAGACTGTATAATTCCGGTTTACCTTGGACAGGCTGAAAATGTAAGGACTAGGCTACAACGTTATGGCCGTGAAGGTGCTCATTTAGAGAATGGAAAACCAACTAGTGAGCTTAATTCTTCTACTCAACAAGGGCTTGGATTATTTTCGGATATATTTGCAAGAAGCTACTCAGTTGTATACAGATGGGCTCCTGTAAGTAAATTTTCCTTTTGGGGTTTCTAATTGCATGATCTTCCTTGGCTAATTAGGCTAATTGCACTTAATAGGCGATGCATTTGGCATAGTAGAATAGGTTTTGGTACCCCTTAGATCTAGGTACAGAAGTGTTTATAGAAGTTTGGCAACAGCCGCAACATGATAACATAGTTTGTTGGGATCAAAGACGATATGATGCGGTATCTTTCATAAGTTCATTGGTGTTGTTATGTCTGTATCAGATAAACTCTTCACTTTGTGCTCGTTTACACATTGTGATTGCTCCATGCATGCTAAGCTTCTGTGCAATTGTGCATGATTACAACTACTTGCCTCTTACGTAAAAGAGTAATGTTAAAATACTTGAACTTCATATAAACTGATGATGAGCACCATAATAGTGTCTGTGGAACAAGTTGTTCATCGTAACTCAGTATATGATGCGCAGATTCTTCCATGTTTCTAGGAAAAATTTGGGTTACGAGCTGGCTGAAGAGATCCTAGTTGACATTATGTAAGTGACTTCCGGTTTCGTTTCCCGAAACCAAGCATTCTATTTTACCTCCACCAAAAAGTAAGGATTTCTCTCTAAGCTGCCTTCCCGTTAACTTTCTCAAAGCAAGAAGTGCTAACCACAACAGAAGAAACCAAGACCTTAGCTTGCGCTTGCTCTTCCtaccttttgttttgttagcTGTTCTTAGGGTGATCAGATAGTTGGACAGTCCAGCGAGGGAGGGAAGGGGAACAAGAAGTTATGTGTAACAATTTGGGCTTGGAACCATGCCAATCATGAATCAAATAAAGTCAGTTaggaattaaaaaaagagataaagtaGAATATCcgtatatatagagagagcaggaaaggaaaaaaagaagaagcaatgtTACGACTTTGAATATCAAAAGATATCAGCCAGTTTATTATCAAGAACAGAAAAATATGCATCAAGCAAGCTTCGATTTCCTAGTAGCAATCTAATGGGAAAGTTTGCTCCACCGTATGAAAGGAAGGATGGTAACAGACCCATCTGACCTAGCCATAGCTTTGCTAAAAGCAGTACTCCCAGGTAAGGACTGGGGGCAGGAAGAAGATTGGTGAGGGTAGCAAGTTGGGCTATACCACTTTGCCATTGCGGTTTCGCATTCATTTTTATCTTCATCTTTATCTGCTGCAAATGAGTCGTCAAATAAAAAGGTCGACAACATCTCATGTTAGGCAATGGCGTAGAAGATTGGGACATCCACTTGATCAGAGACTAGAGCAGAATCAGCAGATGGTGCATGCAGAAAATTTATTCGCAAACTAACTGACACATGAATGGATACAGTCACATAAAACTCACTTCGTTACCTTACCATTACATCTCATTGTACTACACATGCTTATTTATCTTTTCGTCCAAGTCAGCTTGCAGAATTTTCACCATTTATCTTTTCGCGTTTCCTTTTGTAACCATTTATAATGTGACGGAGATCCCCCCATAGTGTATGCCAGCTTGCAGAATTttaaccatttttcttttcGTGTTCCCTCTTCTAAATGTTGAACAGATGAAGAATAAGAGCAATGCTGAAAAAACAGAAGCTCAGCTCCTTGACACATTTGATTATGCATGGAACAAAGGCAGTAATGGTGTTCGCCGCCCTAACGATATCCTCCAAAAACTTGATAGAAGCACTTCACCAAGTACCCGGTTTCCTGCAATTGTGAGGAAGCTTTTGACTTTCCAGGGGAAGAAAAAAGGTATCAAAATTGAAGCCTGCAAGCCGCTTATATTGGAAAAAGGATCCAACACATATTTTAATGAGGAGAACAACGATCTCTTCTCTCGAATTCTCAAAATAGGCAGATCACGGCCTAAACTTGTTCCAGTTAAATATGGTATCGATGAGGACCATGCTACTATATGTGGGGTGGCCTTAGGTCATGGATCTATTTGCAGAAGGATACCAGTTGAAGGAAGGAAAAGGTGTGCTGAGCACAAAGGGATGAAAGTCAACGCTTTGACCTCGAAGTTGATTATAGATGAGAAATCACCTATTGATGATGAATCAACTGTAGATTTTGGTGTTGATGCTACAAGTTTCTGCTATGACAAAGTGAAGCCTCAACCAGTTGCCGATAGTTTTCTAGTTGGCAACAATTCCTTTCTTATC
It encodes:
- the LOC131327303 gene encoding protein EFFECTOR OF TRANSCRIPTION 2-like, yielding MGATRQDYVVSSRLKREDCKRTKHDSVFSDWKILVGPSDWEDHSLGKEGAERYRVHNLPNCSSCSGLYELGIAVPHSSSSRETSKLDPDCIIPVYLGQAENVRTRLQRYGREGAHLENGKPTSELNSSTQQGLGLFSDIFARSYSVVYRWAPMKNKSNAEKTEAQLLDTFDYAWNKGSNGVRRPNDILQKLDRSTSPSTRFPAIVRKLLTFQGKKKGIKIEACKPLILEKGSNTYFNEENNDLFSRILKIGRSRPKLVPVKYGIDEDHATICGVALGHGSICRRIPVEGRKRCAEHKGMKVNALTSKLIIDEKSPIDDESTVDFGVDATSFCYDKVKPQPVADSFLVGNNSFLICGITSDDGTLCRKPPIQGRKRCDEHKGRKITRPHKPHITCSPVFSESAAMNETGTICGVDFKNGTVCRRQPVVGRKRCEEHKGMRVTGSKFMSPAAGDIPLGF